A region from the Rosa rugosa chromosome 6, drRosRugo1.1, whole genome shotgun sequence genome encodes:
- the LOC133717670 gene encoding probable glutathione S-transferase — protein sequence MADEVILLDAYASVFGMRVRVALAEKGIKYDYREEDLRNKSQLLLKMNPVHKKIPVLIHNGKPVCESLIIVHYIDEVWKDKAPLLPSDPYQRAQARFWADFIDKKLYDAIRKIWPAKGEEQEAGKKEFIEVLKVLEGELGGKPYFMGERFGFLDISLITFYSWFHACETLGNFSIKAECAKLISWAKRCLQKESVSKSLADPKKVYENLLEMQKRLGVE from the coding sequence ATGGCGGACGAGGTTATTCTATTGGACGCTTATGCGAGCGTGTTTGGGATGAGGGTCAGAGTAGCTCTGGCCGAGAAGGGAATCAAATATGACTACAGAGAAGAAGACCTGAGGAACAAGAGCCAACTGCTTCTTAAGATGAACCCGGTCCACAAGAAGATCCCGGTGCTCATCCATAATGGCAAACCAGTCTGTGAATCGCTCATCATTGTGCATTATATTGATGAGGTATGGAAGGATAAGGCTCCTCTGCTTCCCTCTGATCCTTACCAGAGAGCCCAGGCCAGATTCTGGGCCGATTTCATTGATAAGAAGTTATATGATGCAATCAGGAAGATATGGCCTGCAAAAGGAGAAGAGCAGGAAGCAGGAAAGAAGGAATTCATTGAAGTCCTGAAGGTGTTGGAAGGAGAGCTTGGGGGCAAGCCTTATTTCATGGGTGAGAGATTTGGGTTCCTGGACATTTCTCTCATCACATTCTACAGCTGGTTTCATGCTTGTGAGACACTTGGAAACTTCAGTATAAAGGCCGAGTGCGCCAAGCTGATTTCATGGGCCAAGAGATGCTTGCAGAAGGAGAGTGTTTCGAAGTCTCTTGCTGACCCGAAAAAGGTTTATGAGAATCTTCTTGAGATGCAAAAGAGGCTTGGTGTGGAGTAG
- the LOC133718193 gene encoding mediator of RNA polymerase II transcription subunit 27-like has translation MQQQPPQTTTTTTPPASVGSTAAEAPPKQVALAMDRLGQAGRLIADIRLGADRLLEALFVAAQPHQSTKPLHLFLNEDASMRQHLQDLRSIGRQLEESGVLNDSLRSRSNSWGLHMPLVCPDGAVVAYAWKRQLAGQAGASAVDRTRLALKAFTDQKRRFFPHLDDGSDSQSDEPVSKKPCVSPSLTTHNQEELLDCKTLSEVLMSLEKKVPNLKIFTYERLDWLKRASSLPANESPLETVKDHSFHSSSKLRATPLADVAIDKVAVIELLFPSVFRAVVSLHPAGSIDPDAVAFFSPEEGGSYIHARGFSVYHVFKHITEHAGLALQYFLGVQAETALYSLLLWICSYQTLFTKVCSKCERLLAMDRQSALLLPPVNRPYRQFSTSNISSSLNLTETYHVGCFTEER, from the exons ATGCAACAACAGCCACCGCAGACGACGACTACTACTACTCCGCCAGCTTCGGTAGGGTCCACGGCGGCGGAGGCGCCGCCGAAGCAGGTGGCTTTGGCGATGGACCGCCTCGGCCAAGCCGGTCGCCTCATCGCGGACATTAGGCTCGGCGCCGACCGCCTTCTGGAGGCCCTGTTCGTGGCGGCGCAGCCTCACCAGAGCACCAAGCCGCTCCACTTGTTCCTCAATGAAGACGCCTCCATGCGCCAGCACCTCCAAGACCTCCGCTCCATAG GAAGGCAGCTAGAAGAGTCTGGAGTTCTGAATGATTCTCTCCGGTCGCGAAGTAATTCGTGGGGACTGCACATGCCGTTGGTTTGTCCCGACGGCGCCGTCGTCGCCTATGCTTGGAAACGGCAGCTCGCCGGTCAGGCCGGCGCTTCCGCAGTGGACAGGACCAG GTTAGCTCTCAAGGCCTTCACTGATCAGAAAAGAAGATTTTTTCCTCACCTTGATGATGGATCGGACAGTCAGAGTGACGAACCAGTTTCAAAGAAACCGTGTGTTTCCCCATCATTGACTACACACAATCAAGAAGAGCTGCTAGATTGCAAGACACTATCAGAGGTTTTAATGAGCTTGGAAAAGAAGGTGCCAAACTTGAAAATTTTCACCTATGAACGATTGGATTGGTTAAAAAGAGCATCTTCACTGCCAGCAAATGAGAGTCCACTGGAAACAGTGAAGGACCATAGTTTTCATAGTTCGAGTAAGTTACGAGCAACTCCACTGGCTGATGTTGCGATAGATAAGGTTGCTGTCATCGAGTTGCTGTTTCCGTCTGTCTTCAGAGCTGTAGTATCATTGCATCCTGCTGGTTCTATTGACCCAGACGCAGTAGCTTTCTTTTCTCCAGAAGAG GGAGGCAGCTACATTCATGCAAGAGGTTTTTCAGTTTATCATGTGTTTAAACATATCACG GAACATGCTGGTTTGGCCTTGCAGTACTTTCTTGGAGTTCAAGCTGAAACAGCTCTATATTCCCTTTTG CTCTGGATCTGCAGCTACCAAACTCTATTTACAAAAGTTTGCAG TAAGTGCGAACGACTGCTAGCTATGGACCGACAATCAGCTTTACTGTTGCCTCCGGTTAATCGTCCTTACCGGCAGTTCTCCACATCGAATATATCCTCCAGTTTAAATCTTACCGAGACTTACCATGTAGGTTGTTTTACGGAGGAAAGGTGA
- the LOC133713379 gene encoding uncharacterized protein LOC133713379, which yields MAGSKNASKKKQKCGIDFKKIKRKIGRKLSPAQNATNTEIKSKAIVLPEQSVASEKAGLAVNKKGLTLKELLQQTSHYSSKVRKDALLGIKDLFLKHPEELRLHKYAVIEKLREHIGDDDRLVRETLYQLFKSVIFPGFKEDNQELFVSLMMAYIFNSMTHLAIDVRLMAFKFLELGVEVSIIWMHYKLNKNQ from the exons ATGGCAGGCTCTAAAAATGCGtcaaagaagaagcaaaagtgCGGTATCGACTTCAAG AAAATAAAGCGGAAGATTGGCAGAAAATTGTCACCAGCACAGAATGCTACAAATACTGAGATTAAATCTAAAG CAATTGTTCTCCCTGAGCAGAGTGTGGCATCCGAGAAGGCAGGATTAGCAGTGAACAAGAAAGGCTTGACTTTGAAAGAGCTTCTTCAACAAACATCTCATTACAGCTCAAAAGTCCGTAAAG ACGCATTGTTGGGAATTAAGGATTTATTCCTTAAGCATCCAGAAGAGTTGAGGTTGCATAAGTACGCTGTTATTGAAAAACTGCGTGAACACATTGGTGATGATGATAGACTAGTTCGAGAAACGCTGTATCAGCTTTTCAAGTCAGTGATTTTCCCTGGATTTAAGGAG GATAATCAAGAGCTTTTTGTTTCCTTGATGATGGcctatatatttaattcaatgacACATTTAGCAATTGATGTTCGACTGATGGCTTTCAAATTTTTGGAGCTTGGTGTTGAGGTTTCGATTATTTGGATGCATTATAAACTGAACAAAAACCAATAA
- the LOC133714738 gene encoding uncharacterized protein LOC133714738 isoform X1 produces the protein MAGSKNASKKKQKRGIDFKKIKRKIGRKLPPAQNATNTEIKSKAIVLPEQSVASEKAGLAVNKKGLTLKELLQQTSHYSSKVRKDSLLGIKDLFLKHPEELRLHKYAVIEKLRERIGDDDRLVRETLYQLFKSVIFPGFKEDNQELFVSLMMAYIFNSMTHLAIDVRLMAFKFLELVIQYYPPSFLLYAEKILQNFEDILRKNQFYLEDKSKLKNALSGLEQCLLLLPCNKKEVGSCEQNDAGQGMLHAFDPDVPAESAGFSLIIPKLKDLVPVLVNCFQDFIPAVQTGAHLDVQSFDCMVSILHSINHAVRFFVYMIDEGTSESRPSHGELDVAMLGGTISMTLMKKLIVLFPLNMRNQLSEKDDVKYFVLDCVMTEIFLHLSKWICPPGVLLEKFLEFLKNALLGKICSDRRSGKAIQEKHLISLLPFVPKLVSQVANDWKSRLLQAFTKAFKDCNPVSSLKLACLSTMEEMVVPRQGMLYLDPRDPEILYFQIAWIRELPMLLILLGDKNTSHSQVVLHLLLRLGQRAFMNYSFALEYDNMQFSLQEFFCIYQDDGNIIYGPFVRLPRESQELSLCCLRYISNLDLHMLRSIAYCCLCPELEQYVIIRVIEILHSAYKSGHIQIADHFSFFITLLSRFRVLSENVNAVMERDVNISNRGTFKSITGTVCSCLSQMGDSSLVFKILEKMVLDQMSQNLPLDNVCAMLRMLVALDSEDTIISEQAFISLVKILPRYLIDIVHVLWLVEVIILSVFCLLIQCIAEDDGKASGSLSSSACCYYLVPCFFLFAKSHRLLGLVLKTLGSWINESLSILPCDHTHYETDISSRVETIVSVLLLLPKDDKIWQVMSSFKAEIDCILQSIISIQSSEEISMTLQEKHKLKCAHDRLKNATSALHAEMQSV, from the exons ATGGCAGGCTCTAAAAATGCGtcaaagaagaagcaaaagcgCGGTATCGACTTCAAG AAAATAAAGCGAAAGATTGGCAGAAAATTGCCACCGGCACAGAATGCTACAAATACTGAAATTAAATCTAAAG CAATTGTTCTCCCCGAGCAGAGTGTGGCATCAGAGAAGGCAGGATTAGCAGTGAATAAGAAAGGCTTGACTTTGAAAGAGCTTCTTCAACAAACATCTCATTACAGCTCAAAAGTCCGTAAAG ACTCATTGTTGGGAATTAAGGATTTATTCCTTAAGCATCCAGAAGAGTTGAGGTTGCATAAGTACGCTGTTATTGAAAAACTGCGTGAACGCATTGGTGATGATGATAGACTAGTTCGAGAAACGCTGTATCAACTTTTCAAGTCAGTGATTTTCCCTGGATTTAAGGAG GATAATCAAGAGCTTTTTGTTTCCTTGATGATGGcctatatatttaattcaatgacACATTTAGCAATTGATGTTCGACTGATGGCTTTCAAATTTTTGGAGCTTGTTATCCAGTACTATCCACCTTCCTTTCTCTTGTATGCTGAAAAG ATTCTTCAAAACTTTGAGGATATTTTGCGAAAGAACCAGTTTTATTTAGAGGACAAGAGCAAGCTGAAGAATGCTCTTTCTGGGTTGGAGCAATGCTTGTTACTGCTTCCATGTAACAAGAAAGAAGTTGGCTCATGTGAACAG AATGATGCTGGACAAGGGATGCTGCATGCTTTTGACCCTGATGTGCCTGCAGAATCTGCTG GGTTTTCTCTCATCATCCCAAAACTAAAAGACCTTGTGCCAGTTCTAGTCAATTGTTTCCAAGATTTTATTCCTGCAGTACAGACTGGTGCACATCTTGATGTGCAATCATTTGATTGTATGGTGTCTATACTTCACAGTATAAATCATGCAGTCCGGTTCTTTGTTTATATGATTGATGAGGGTACGTCAGAATCACGACCTTCTCATGGGGAGCTTGATGTGGCTATGTTGGGTGGAACTATCTCCATGACGCTGATGAAGAAGTTAATTGTTCTGTTTCCCCTGAACATGAGAAATCAACTTTCTGAGAAG GATGATGTTAAATATTTTGTCCTGGACTGTGTGATGACAGAAATATTTCTGCACTTAAGCAAATGGATCTGCCCTCCCGGTGTTCTGTTGGAGAAATTTTTAGAATTTCTAAAGAATGCGCTGCTTGGAAAG ATTTGTAGTGATAGACGCTCTGGTAAAGCAATCCAGGAGAAGCATTTAATTTCACTTCTTCCTTTTGTACCGAAACTTGTTTCGCAAGTGGCAAATGACTGGAAGTCTCGTCTTCTTCAG GCTTTTACTAAGGCATTCAAGGATTGCAATCCTGTGTCATCTTTAAAATTAGCTTGTCTTTCCACAATGGAGGAGATGGTTGTTCCT AGACAAGGCATGCTGTACCTGGATCCAAGGGATCCCGAGATATTATACTTTCAGATTGCCTGGATAAGAGAGCTTCCCATGTTGCTAATCCTGCTGGGTGATAAGAACACGTCCCACTCCCAG GTTGTGTTGCACCTTTTACTTCGCCTGGGACAGCGTGCTTTCATGAACTATTCCTTTGCATTGGAATATGACAACATGCAATTCTCACTGCAAGAATTTTTCTGCATATATCAAGATGATG GAAATATAATATATGGTCCTTTTGTAAGGCTGCCCAGAGAATCTCAGGAACTCTCTCTTTGTTGCCTTCGTTATATCTCTAATTTGGATTTGCATATGTTGAGGTCAATAGCTTATTGTTGCCTAT GTCCAGAACTGGAACAGTATGTAATAATTCGAGTCATAGAGATCCTGCATTCAGCTTATAAATCTGGACATATTCAAATTGCGGATCACTTTAGTTTCTTCATCACCTTGCTCTCCCGCTTCAGAGTTTTGTCAG AAAATGTTAATGCTGTTATGGAGAGAGATGTGAATATCTCAAATCGGGGGACTTTTAAATCAATCACTGGCACTGTTTGCTCGTGTTTGTCACAGATGGGCGATAGTTCTCTTGTTTTTAAAATACTAGAAAAAATGGTACTAGATCAAATG TCGCAAAACCTTCCGCTAGACAATGTCTGTGCTATGCTTAGAATGCTTGTTGCACTGGACTCTGAAGATACAATAATTTCTGAACAAGCTTTTATAAGCTTAGTCAAAATCCTTCCGCGATATCTTATTGACATTGTGCAT GTCCTCTGGCTTGTTGAGGTCATAATACTTTCAGTTTTTTGCCTTCTGATCCAGTGCATTGCTGAAGATGATGGGAAGGCCTCTGGTTCCCTTTCCTCGAGTGCATGCTGTTATTATCTTGTTCCTTGCTTTTTCTTATTTGCTAAAAGTCACAGACTTCTGGGTCTTGTGTTGAAGACATTGGGGTCATGGATAAATGAAAGTTTGTCAATTTTACCTTGCGATCATACCCACTATGAAACAGACATTTCAAGCAGGGTAGAAACAATCGTTTCAGTTCTTCTCTTGTTGCCTAAGGATGACAAAATTTGGCAAGTTATGTCTTCATTCAAGGCAGAGATTGACTGTATTTTGCAAAGCATCATCTCTATACAG TCCTCAGAGGAAATCAGCATGACCCTTCAAGAAAAGCACAAATTGAAATGTGCACATGATAGACTAAAGAACGCCACAAGTGCATTGCATGCTGAGATGCAGTCAGTCTAG
- the LOC133714738 gene encoding uncharacterized protein LOC133714738 isoform X2 yields MAGSKNASKKKQKRGIDFKKIKRKIGRKLPPAQNATNTEIKSKAIVLPEQSVASEKAGLAVNKKGLTLKELLQQTSHYSSKVRKDSLLGIKDLFLKHPEELRLHKYAVIEKLRERIGDDDRLVRETLYQLFKSVIFPGFKEDNQELFVSLMMAYIFNSMTHLAIDVRLMAFKFLELVIQYYPPSFLLYAEKILQNFEDILRKNQFYLEDKSKLKNALSGLEQCLLLLPCNKKEVGSCEQNDAGQGMLHAFDPDVPAESAGFSLIIPKLKDLVPVLVNCFQDFIPAVQTGAHLDVQSFDCMVSILHSINHAVRFFVYMIDEGTSESRPSHGELDVAMLGGTISMTLMKKLIVLFPLNMRNQLSEKDDVKYFVLDCVMTEIFLHLSKWICPPGVLLEKFLEFLKNALLGKICSDRRSGKAIQEKHLISLLPFVPKLVSQVANDWKSRLLQAFTKAFKDCNPVSSLKLACLSTMEEMVVPRQGMLYLDPRDPEILYFQIAWIRELPMLLILLGDKNTSHSQVVLHLLLRLGQRAFMNYSFALEYDNMQFSLQEFFCIYQDDGNIIYGPFVRLPRESQELSLCCLRYISNLDLHMLRSIAYCCLCPELEQYVIIRVIEILHSAYKSGHIQIADHFSFFITLLSRFRVLSENVNAVMERDVNISNRGTFKSITGTVCSCLSQMGDSSLVFKILEKMVLDQMSQNLPLDNVCAMLRMLVALDSEDTIISEQAFISLVKILPRYLIDIVHCIAEDDGKASGSLSSSACCYYLVPCFFLFAKSHRLLGLVLKTLGSWINESLSILPCDHTHYETDISSRVETIVSVLLLLPKDDKIWQVMSSFKAEIDCILQSIISIQSSEEISMTLQEKHKLKCAHDRLKNATSALHAEMQSV; encoded by the exons ATGGCAGGCTCTAAAAATGCGtcaaagaagaagcaaaagcgCGGTATCGACTTCAAG AAAATAAAGCGAAAGATTGGCAGAAAATTGCCACCGGCACAGAATGCTACAAATACTGAAATTAAATCTAAAG CAATTGTTCTCCCCGAGCAGAGTGTGGCATCAGAGAAGGCAGGATTAGCAGTGAATAAGAAAGGCTTGACTTTGAAAGAGCTTCTTCAACAAACATCTCATTACAGCTCAAAAGTCCGTAAAG ACTCATTGTTGGGAATTAAGGATTTATTCCTTAAGCATCCAGAAGAGTTGAGGTTGCATAAGTACGCTGTTATTGAAAAACTGCGTGAACGCATTGGTGATGATGATAGACTAGTTCGAGAAACGCTGTATCAACTTTTCAAGTCAGTGATTTTCCCTGGATTTAAGGAG GATAATCAAGAGCTTTTTGTTTCCTTGATGATGGcctatatatttaattcaatgacACATTTAGCAATTGATGTTCGACTGATGGCTTTCAAATTTTTGGAGCTTGTTATCCAGTACTATCCACCTTCCTTTCTCTTGTATGCTGAAAAG ATTCTTCAAAACTTTGAGGATATTTTGCGAAAGAACCAGTTTTATTTAGAGGACAAGAGCAAGCTGAAGAATGCTCTTTCTGGGTTGGAGCAATGCTTGTTACTGCTTCCATGTAACAAGAAAGAAGTTGGCTCATGTGAACAG AATGATGCTGGACAAGGGATGCTGCATGCTTTTGACCCTGATGTGCCTGCAGAATCTGCTG GGTTTTCTCTCATCATCCCAAAACTAAAAGACCTTGTGCCAGTTCTAGTCAATTGTTTCCAAGATTTTATTCCTGCAGTACAGACTGGTGCACATCTTGATGTGCAATCATTTGATTGTATGGTGTCTATACTTCACAGTATAAATCATGCAGTCCGGTTCTTTGTTTATATGATTGATGAGGGTACGTCAGAATCACGACCTTCTCATGGGGAGCTTGATGTGGCTATGTTGGGTGGAACTATCTCCATGACGCTGATGAAGAAGTTAATTGTTCTGTTTCCCCTGAACATGAGAAATCAACTTTCTGAGAAG GATGATGTTAAATATTTTGTCCTGGACTGTGTGATGACAGAAATATTTCTGCACTTAAGCAAATGGATCTGCCCTCCCGGTGTTCTGTTGGAGAAATTTTTAGAATTTCTAAAGAATGCGCTGCTTGGAAAG ATTTGTAGTGATAGACGCTCTGGTAAAGCAATCCAGGAGAAGCATTTAATTTCACTTCTTCCTTTTGTACCGAAACTTGTTTCGCAAGTGGCAAATGACTGGAAGTCTCGTCTTCTTCAG GCTTTTACTAAGGCATTCAAGGATTGCAATCCTGTGTCATCTTTAAAATTAGCTTGTCTTTCCACAATGGAGGAGATGGTTGTTCCT AGACAAGGCATGCTGTACCTGGATCCAAGGGATCCCGAGATATTATACTTTCAGATTGCCTGGATAAGAGAGCTTCCCATGTTGCTAATCCTGCTGGGTGATAAGAACACGTCCCACTCCCAG GTTGTGTTGCACCTTTTACTTCGCCTGGGACAGCGTGCTTTCATGAACTATTCCTTTGCATTGGAATATGACAACATGCAATTCTCACTGCAAGAATTTTTCTGCATATATCAAGATGATG GAAATATAATATATGGTCCTTTTGTAAGGCTGCCCAGAGAATCTCAGGAACTCTCTCTTTGTTGCCTTCGTTATATCTCTAATTTGGATTTGCATATGTTGAGGTCAATAGCTTATTGTTGCCTAT GTCCAGAACTGGAACAGTATGTAATAATTCGAGTCATAGAGATCCTGCATTCAGCTTATAAATCTGGACATATTCAAATTGCGGATCACTTTAGTTTCTTCATCACCTTGCTCTCCCGCTTCAGAGTTTTGTCAG AAAATGTTAATGCTGTTATGGAGAGAGATGTGAATATCTCAAATCGGGGGACTTTTAAATCAATCACTGGCACTGTTTGCTCGTGTTTGTCACAGATGGGCGATAGTTCTCTTGTTTTTAAAATACTAGAAAAAATGGTACTAGATCAAATG TCGCAAAACCTTCCGCTAGACAATGTCTGTGCTATGCTTAGAATGCTTGTTGCACTGGACTCTGAAGATACAATAATTTCTGAACAAGCTTTTATAAGCTTAGTCAAAATCCTTCCGCGATATCTTATTGACATTGTGCAT TGCATTGCTGAAGATGATGGGAAGGCCTCTGGTTCCCTTTCCTCGAGTGCATGCTGTTATTATCTTGTTCCTTGCTTTTTCTTATTTGCTAAAAGTCACAGACTTCTGGGTCTTGTGTTGAAGACATTGGGGTCATGGATAAATGAAAGTTTGTCAATTTTACCTTGCGATCATACCCACTATGAAACAGACATTTCAAGCAGGGTAGAAACAATCGTTTCAGTTCTTCTCTTGTTGCCTAAGGATGACAAAATTTGGCAAGTTATGTCTTCATTCAAGGCAGAGATTGACTGTATTTTGCAAAGCATCATCTCTATACAG TCCTCAGAGGAAATCAGCATGACCCTTCAAGAAAAGCACAAATTGAAATGTGCACATGATAGACTAAAGAACGCCACAAGTGCATTGCATGCTGAGATGCAGTCAGTCTAG
- the LOC133714738 gene encoding uncharacterized protein LOC133714738 isoform X3: MLQILKLNLKSVASEKAGLAVNKKGLTLKELLQQTSHYSSKVRKDSLLGIKDLFLKHPEELRLHKYAVIEKLRERIGDDDRLVRETLYQLFKSVIFPGFKEDNQELFVSLMMAYIFNSMTHLAIDVRLMAFKFLELVIQYYPPSFLLYAEKILQNFEDILRKNQFYLEDKSKLKNALSGLEQCLLLLPCNKKEVGSCEQNDAGQGMLHAFDPDVPAESAGFSLIIPKLKDLVPVLVNCFQDFIPAVQTGAHLDVQSFDCMVSILHSINHAVRFFVYMIDEGTSESRPSHGELDVAMLGGTISMTLMKKLIVLFPLNMRNQLSEKDDVKYFVLDCVMTEIFLHLSKWICPPGVLLEKFLEFLKNALLGKICSDRRSGKAIQEKHLISLLPFVPKLVSQVANDWKSRLLQAFTKAFKDCNPVSSLKLACLSTMEEMVVPRQGMLYLDPRDPEILYFQIAWIRELPMLLILLGDKNTSHSQVVLHLLLRLGQRAFMNYSFALEYDNMQFSLQEFFCIYQDDGNIIYGPFVRLPRESQELSLCCLRYISNLDLHMLRSIAYCCLCPELEQYVIIRVIEILHSAYKSGHIQIADHFSFFITLLSRFRVLSENVNAVMERDVNISNRGTFKSITGTVCSCLSQMGDSSLVFKILEKMVLDQMSQNLPLDNVCAMLRMLVALDSEDTIISEQAFISLVKILPRYLIDIVHVLWLVEVIILSVFCLLIQCIAEDDGKASGSLSSSACCYYLVPCFFLFAKSHRLLGLVLKTLGSWINESLSILPCDHTHYETDISSRVETIVSVLLLLPKDDKIWQVMSSFKAEIDCILQSIISIQSSEEISMTLQEKHKLKCAHDRLKNATSALHAEMQSV; encoded by the exons ATGCTACAAATACTGAAATTAAATCTAAAG AGTGTGGCATCAGAGAAGGCAGGATTAGCAGTGAATAAGAAAGGCTTGACTTTGAAAGAGCTTCTTCAACAAACATCTCATTACAGCTCAAAAGTCCGTAAAG ACTCATTGTTGGGAATTAAGGATTTATTCCTTAAGCATCCAGAAGAGTTGAGGTTGCATAAGTACGCTGTTATTGAAAAACTGCGTGAACGCATTGGTGATGATGATAGACTAGTTCGAGAAACGCTGTATCAACTTTTCAAGTCAGTGATTTTCCCTGGATTTAAGGAG GATAATCAAGAGCTTTTTGTTTCCTTGATGATGGcctatatatttaattcaatgacACATTTAGCAATTGATGTTCGACTGATGGCTTTCAAATTTTTGGAGCTTGTTATCCAGTACTATCCACCTTCCTTTCTCTTGTATGCTGAAAAG ATTCTTCAAAACTTTGAGGATATTTTGCGAAAGAACCAGTTTTATTTAGAGGACAAGAGCAAGCTGAAGAATGCTCTTTCTGGGTTGGAGCAATGCTTGTTACTGCTTCCATGTAACAAGAAAGAAGTTGGCTCATGTGAACAG AATGATGCTGGACAAGGGATGCTGCATGCTTTTGACCCTGATGTGCCTGCAGAATCTGCTG GGTTTTCTCTCATCATCCCAAAACTAAAAGACCTTGTGCCAGTTCTAGTCAATTGTTTCCAAGATTTTATTCCTGCAGTACAGACTGGTGCACATCTTGATGTGCAATCATTTGATTGTATGGTGTCTATACTTCACAGTATAAATCATGCAGTCCGGTTCTTTGTTTATATGATTGATGAGGGTACGTCAGAATCACGACCTTCTCATGGGGAGCTTGATGTGGCTATGTTGGGTGGAACTATCTCCATGACGCTGATGAAGAAGTTAATTGTTCTGTTTCCCCTGAACATGAGAAATCAACTTTCTGAGAAG GATGATGTTAAATATTTTGTCCTGGACTGTGTGATGACAGAAATATTTCTGCACTTAAGCAAATGGATCTGCCCTCCCGGTGTTCTGTTGGAGAAATTTTTAGAATTTCTAAAGAATGCGCTGCTTGGAAAG ATTTGTAGTGATAGACGCTCTGGTAAAGCAATCCAGGAGAAGCATTTAATTTCACTTCTTCCTTTTGTACCGAAACTTGTTTCGCAAGTGGCAAATGACTGGAAGTCTCGTCTTCTTCAG GCTTTTACTAAGGCATTCAAGGATTGCAATCCTGTGTCATCTTTAAAATTAGCTTGTCTTTCCACAATGGAGGAGATGGTTGTTCCT AGACAAGGCATGCTGTACCTGGATCCAAGGGATCCCGAGATATTATACTTTCAGATTGCCTGGATAAGAGAGCTTCCCATGTTGCTAATCCTGCTGGGTGATAAGAACACGTCCCACTCCCAG GTTGTGTTGCACCTTTTACTTCGCCTGGGACAGCGTGCTTTCATGAACTATTCCTTTGCATTGGAATATGACAACATGCAATTCTCACTGCAAGAATTTTTCTGCATATATCAAGATGATG GAAATATAATATATGGTCCTTTTGTAAGGCTGCCCAGAGAATCTCAGGAACTCTCTCTTTGTTGCCTTCGTTATATCTCTAATTTGGATTTGCATATGTTGAGGTCAATAGCTTATTGTTGCCTAT GTCCAGAACTGGAACAGTATGTAATAATTCGAGTCATAGAGATCCTGCATTCAGCTTATAAATCTGGACATATTCAAATTGCGGATCACTTTAGTTTCTTCATCACCTTGCTCTCCCGCTTCAGAGTTTTGTCAG AAAATGTTAATGCTGTTATGGAGAGAGATGTGAATATCTCAAATCGGGGGACTTTTAAATCAATCACTGGCACTGTTTGCTCGTGTTTGTCACAGATGGGCGATAGTTCTCTTGTTTTTAAAATACTAGAAAAAATGGTACTAGATCAAATG TCGCAAAACCTTCCGCTAGACAATGTCTGTGCTATGCTTAGAATGCTTGTTGCACTGGACTCTGAAGATACAATAATTTCTGAACAAGCTTTTATAAGCTTAGTCAAAATCCTTCCGCGATATCTTATTGACATTGTGCAT GTCCTCTGGCTTGTTGAGGTCATAATACTTTCAGTTTTTTGCCTTCTGATCCAGTGCATTGCTGAAGATGATGGGAAGGCCTCTGGTTCCCTTTCCTCGAGTGCATGCTGTTATTATCTTGTTCCTTGCTTTTTCTTATTTGCTAAAAGTCACAGACTTCTGGGTCTTGTGTTGAAGACATTGGGGTCATGGATAAATGAAAGTTTGTCAATTTTACCTTGCGATCATACCCACTATGAAACAGACATTTCAAGCAGGGTAGAAACAATCGTTTCAGTTCTTCTCTTGTTGCCTAAGGATGACAAAATTTGGCAAGTTATGTCTTCATTCAAGGCAGAGATTGACTGTATTTTGCAAAGCATCATCTCTATACAG TCCTCAGAGGAAATCAGCATGACCCTTCAAGAAAAGCACAAATTGAAATGTGCACATGATAGACTAAAGAACGCCACAAGTGCATTGCATGCTGAGATGCAGTCAGTCTAG